The Alkalihalophilus pseudofirmus nucleotide sequence ATTAAATCAATAAAAATATTGTCTAAAGCATCCTAGTATCAATTCCTAGGGTGCTTTATTTTATAAATTAGTGCCACTTTGTGATATCCGCTCGTATAATAAAAGACTCCATTTATTTTGCAGAGTGTTTGATAGTAAGTAAGAGGGGGAAGCTTATGTTCAAACAAATTGTAGTAGCAGCTGATGGTTCTTGGCACTCTATGAAAGCAATTGAGAAGACAATTGAACTTGCTAAAGGGAGAGATACGAAGGTATTTGTTGTTTATGCAGTCGATAGTTCGACTTCTAAGGCAGACGTACTGCAAAATTGGGATACACTTGGCATATCCGAAAAGCGCAAGGAGAGGTTAACTGCTATTTGTGAAATAGCGAAAAAAGAAAAGATTAATTATGAAATAAAGATCCTTAGAGGAGAGCCTGTTCAAGTAATTATAGGCTTTGCTAGAACAACCAACGCAGATTTAATCGTTATTGGATGCAGAGGACTAAATCCGCTTCAGCAAATGGTTCTTGGCAGTGTCAGTCACAAGGTAATGAAAAAAGCCTCCTGCCCAGTGCTGATTATGAAATGAACTTCAACCTTGTTATTCAGCAAGGTTTTTTCTTTTTAAAAAGGGCTTTCTAATCATATTAAAAAAATTGAAAGAAATGATTGACCATTTCGAATCTTCTGTTATATAATAATAAAAAATAAATGAAGATGTATTAATACAGAAAGGGTGGTTAATATGAGCAGACAAGAACGCGAAAATATGATTCAGTTTCTAACAAAGGTAGAGGGGATGACTGAGCGTAAATTAATGGTGATGACAGATGCGGACATTGAGCATATCTACACAAGAGCATACACGATGCAGGAACGTATATAAGGAAAATAAAGCCCTTCAAATCTTAGTATGAGGATTTGAAGGGCTGTTTTATTTGATATGGTTTCATTGTTCAAAAAAATTTCAGTAACAAACTAGTCTAAATAAGGTATACTACGAAAAGAATAAGTATGAAGGGTGACCATCATGAAACTTTCAAACAAAGCCTTATTTATTATTATTGCGTCAATTACAGCGTTGTATGGAATTCTATATTGGGTAATCGGTCATTTTCTTACAACATAATTTGAATGGGTCTAACATGAGGTTAGATCCATTTTTGTTTATTTCTCATCAATCTTCGAGTTATTTCCCTGGCAATTTGTCGAAAAAAACAGCCTCAACATAAACGAGGCTGTTTCAATAAAAATTATAAATGCTGCAGTTGAGATAAGAATGCTGTAGCAATTCCAAAATAAATCATTAAGGAAAAGATATCGTTAATTGTAGTGATGAGAGGACCTGAAGCAACCGCCGGGTCTACTCCAAAACGATATAACATCAGAGGAATAACGGTTCCTGCCAATGTACCGACAATCAACGTGATTAACAAGGAACTTCCTACAACGATCCCTAATGTTAGACTTCCTATCCATAGGGTAGCTACTAATAAAATGAGTGCTCCGCAAGTTAAACCGATAATTATTCCAACTCTTAGCTCACGAAAGATCAATTTAAAGACTGTTTTACGGTCTACATCGCTTGTAACGATACCACGAACAACAACCGCTAGCGATTGAGTTCCGGTATTACCAGTCATGCCTGCAATCATTGGCATAAAAAAGATCAGTGCCACGACTTGGTCTAGAGTTTCCTCAAAACCACTAATAATACTGCCAGATAATAAACCAATAAATAATAACAAGATAAGCCATGGGAGGCGTCTAAAGGAAGCGGTTGTTGCTTTTGTGTTGAAGTCAATATCTTTACCGGAAGCTGATAGCTTTTCTATGTCTTCATTGGCTTCTCTGATCACGATATCGATAGCATCATCGACAGTAATAATCCCAAGTAACGTATTTTGTGCATCCACAACAGGAACAGCAATAAAATCATAACGTTCAATTGTTTGGGCAACTTCTTCTTGGTCAGCCTCGACTGATACAGAGACAACTCGGCTGAACATGATATCCTCAATACGATCATCTTCATCTGCAATTAACAGATCTCGGTAAGAAACCACTCCTACCAGTTTTTTTTCCTCATTAATAACATATAAATAATAAATGTTTTCTGAGAAACTGGCATATTCTTTAAGTTTATTAACAGCTTGCCTCACTGTTTGGTTCACATGAATCCATACGAACTGATTATTCATTAATCCGCCTGCTGTGTCAGCTGGATAACTCATTAGAGAGCGGATTTTTTGAGAATCTTCTTTTCTCATGACCTCCAAGAACTCTTGGATTTTGTCTGCTGATAATTCGTTCAGTAAGTCAGCAAGGTCATCATTATCCATCAAGTTCATAACTTTTGAGGAACGTTCAATTCCAAGTTTGTGTAAAATTTCAATTTGCATTTCATACTCTAATTCCTGAATTAAATCAGCTATTTGGTCAGATGTTAAAAATGTTAGAAACTTGTGATGATGCTTCTCAGGAAGGCCTCGATATAAT carries:
- a CDS encoding universal stress protein, with translation MFKQIVVAADGSWHSMKAIEKTIELAKGRDTKVFVVYAVDSSTSKADVLQNWDTLGISEKRKERLTAICEIAKKEKINYEIKILRGEPVQVIIGFARTTNADLIVIGCRGLNPLQQMVLGSVSHKVMKKASCPVLIMK
- a CDS encoding BH0509 family protein gives rise to the protein MSRQERENMIQFLTKVEGMTERKLMVMTDADIEHIYTRAYTMQERI
- the mgtE gene encoding magnesium transporter; this encodes MVANMTEDQLLVLVIKYVKEAKRSALQQLLEELHPYDVAQLYRGLPEKHHHKFLTFLTSDQIADLIQELEYEMQIEILHKLGIERSSKVMNLMDNDDLADLLNELSADKIQEFLEVMRKEDSQKIRSLMSYPADTAGGLMNNQFVWIHVNQTVRQAVNKLKEYASFSENIYYLYVINEEKKLVGVVSYRDLLIADEDDRIEDIMFSRVVSVSVEADQEEVAQTIERYDFIAVPVVDAQNTLLGIITVDDAIDIVIREANEDIEKLSASGKDIDFNTKATTASFRRLPWLILLLFIGLLSGSIISGFEETLDQVVALIFFMPMIAGMTGNTGTQSLAVVVRGIVTSDVDRKTVFKLIFRELRVGIIIGLTCGALILLVATLWIGSLTLGIVVGSSLLITLIVGTLAGTVIPLMLYRFGVDPAVASGPLITTINDIFSLMIYFGIATAFLSQLQHL